From a single Mycolicibacterium mengxianglii genomic region:
- the mftA gene encoding mycofactocin precursor MftA (Mycofactocin is a small molecule electron carrier derived from the final two amino acids, Val-Tyr, of MftA, the mycofactocin precursor. It plays a role in redox homeostasis and the metabolism of alcohols and aldehydes in Actinobacteria, including Mycobacterium tuberculosis.): MERDPQVESDTELVTETLVEEVSIDGMCGVY, translated from the coding sequence ATGGAACGCGATCCTCAGGTCGAGTCCGATACCGAACTGGTCACCGAGACCCTCGTCGAAGAGGTGTCCATCGACGGGATGTGCGGGGTCTACTGA